A window from Chitinophaga filiformis encodes these proteins:
- the trmB gene encoding tRNA (guanosine(46)-N7)-methyltransferase TrmB, translating to MNRCNNRWEGMPGLYASPDGDLIPLLYLLLCPVPAWVTEERTEQQVKWFPVPGDFRASGENIIFAAMGQKKLQRFAEIETFPNVLIYPEGMPGKWHTFFRNSHPLTLELACGKGDYTLGLARRFPERNFLGVDLKGNRIWRGAKTALEEPIPNAGFLRTQIDKLANYFAPGEISEIWITFPDPFLRNSKSKKRLTHPRFLQLYQPLLAKDGTINLKTDSAELYAFTQEVIAASGCTLVEDIPDIYAMTEVPALLQIKTFYEGMHLEDGRTIRYLKFRLPEAPLDWRAIKLPSDAEAVEGGD from the coding sequence ATGAACAGGTGTAACAACCGGTGGGAAGGCATGCCAGGGCTGTACGCATCACCTGACGGCGATCTCATTCCATTACTTTATTTGTTATTGTGTCCGGTACCTGCCTGGGTGACAGAAGAGCGCACCGAACAGCAAGTGAAGTGGTTCCCTGTTCCCGGGGATTTTAGGGCGTCCGGGGAAAACATTATTTTTGCAGCGATGGGACAAAAGAAATTACAACGCTTTGCAGAAATTGAGACGTTTCCGAATGTATTGATATACCCGGAAGGCATGCCCGGAAAATGGCATACGTTCTTCAGGAATAGCCATCCGCTGACGCTGGAACTGGCCTGTGGTAAAGGAGATTATACACTGGGGCTGGCCCGCCGCTTCCCTGAAAGGAACTTTCTCGGTGTGGACCTGAAAGGTAACCGCATCTGGCGTGGCGCCAAAACTGCCCTGGAGGAGCCAATACCCAATGCCGGCTTCCTCCGCACCCAGATAGACAAACTAGCCAACTATTTCGCCCCCGGCGAGATATCAGAGATATGGATCACCTTTCCCGATCCGTTCCTGCGCAATTCCAAGTCGAAAAAGCGCCTGACGCATCCCAGGTTCCTGCAGCTGTACCAACCACTGCTGGCAAAAGACGGGACGATCAACCTGAAAACAGACTCGGCGGAATTATATGCCTTCACGCAGGAAGTGATCGCAGCGAGCGGCTGTACCTTAGTGGAAGATATTCCGGACATCTATGCCATGACGGAAGTACCTGCCCTGCTGCAGATCAAGACCTTTTACGAAGGCATGCACCTGGAAGACGGCCGTACCATCCGGTACCTGAAATTCAGACTGCCGGAAGCTCCGCTCGACTGGCGCGCTATAAAATTACCATCCGATGCCGAAGCCGTTGAAGGAGGGGATTGA